In Shewanella sp. MR-4, the genomic stretch ATGCCCGCAACAACACGCGCCGCAAAGATAACAAAGGTGTTCACTACGCCTTGAATTAAGGTCAGAGTCACCATATCGCCGTTGGCGACGTGGCTCACTTCGTGGGCGAGAACCCCTTCTACTTCGTCTTGGCTCATACCGTATAACAGACCGGTACTCACGGCGACTAATGAGTTGTCTTTGCTTGGGCCTGTGGCAAAGGCGTTCATTTCTGGTGACTGGTAAATCGCCACTTCTGGCATTTTAATTCCAGCTTGTTGCGCTTGACGGGCAACCGTTTCCAATAACCAACGCTCAGTGCTATCACGTGGCGTGGTGATCACTTCACAGCCCATGGTCTTTTTCGCCATCCATTTTGAAATGGCTAAGCTGATGAAGGCTCCGCCGAATCCAAAAATCGCAGCGAACACTAACAGTCCACCCATAGTAGACGTATTCACGCCCAGAATAGACATCACAATTGAGGCTACCAGCAACACGGCTAGGTTAGTCGCAATTAATAAAAAAATACGCTTCATTTCAGCTCCTTTACGGCAAACACATGCCATTTAACTTTGCTCAAAGACATAATATGTCCAATTAATCGAAATTCAAGGGGTAAAGCTAAGAGTTTTTCTACTCGCTAATTTTTCTCTCAATTTAGACATTGCCTTTCATGGCTCGTGAGTCTAGGGACAGTGTATTAATCTAAACTTAAATCTAGGCTCTGTCAGCGTTACAGCCAAATTCATGTGCGTTTATCTATGTTTATCGCGATTAAACTTTGTTAACATGCCAGCACATTCCGAGATTTCAGGATAAAAAAATGACAGTCAATGCCCTACTGCTTAGCAGTTCACGCGTCGGTGATACGCCTTACCTTTCCCATGCGATTCCCTTTATCAAACCGCTCACCACTAACGCCCAAAAATGGATTTTTATTCCCTATGCCGGTGTCAGCATGAGTTACGACACTTATTTAGCCTCAGTCGTAGCGGGATTAAGTGAACTTAGGCTCGATATCAGCGGCATTCACCAGCATCCCGATCCGCGCCAAGCGATTAAAGATGCCGATGGCATTTTGATCGGTGGTGGTAACACCTTTCATTTATTGCACGAGCTCTATAAGTATGATTTAGTGCATCTTATTCGTGAAGAAGTGATGAATGGCAAGCCTTATATTGGCTGGAGCGCAGGCTCTAACGTCTCGGGACTGAGCATTCGCACCACCAACGATATGCCGATTATCGAGCCACCTTCGTTTACCGCGCTAAATATTGTGCCGTTTCAGTTAAATCCACATTATTCAAACTACCGCGCACCGGGACATAACGGCGAAACCCGCGCCCAGCGCTTACTCGAATTCACTCGCGTCGATCCTATCACCCCAGTTGTGGGTATTGTCGAGGGCAGCGCACTCTGGCGTCAGGGTGAAACCTTATCCCTACTCGGTGACAATCCGGCCTATTTATTCTGTGGTGAGCAGCAAGAAATCCCCATCCCTGTGGGCAGCGATTTATCCCATTTACTGAAATAAGATCTATTCGGCGGCATTGCCTCGTCTAATCTGCTACTATCGGCCACCGAGTGTGAGTTTGTCATCAGACTTGCTGGCCGATAAAATGCCGCAAAATGTCATATAAAAGAGGCCACTATACCTCGTGCGGTCAAACCGGATAGCAGTAATATCCCAAGTTAACACTCAAGCTACCTGATGTTTTAACCGATAAGGTCAGCACTTATCCTGCGGGAGAAAAGACTTGCACCACTTAAGTAACTGCTCTAATTTCGTTGTCGAACACTTTGATTAACAAGATTAAATTTTCATCCACCCCTAAACACTTCCCGAACTAATGCATTCTAAGTGATTTATAAATCGGGAGTTTTGGGCACGTTACGGGTGCCAATCTTGCACCTTAGCCCATTGAAGTGAGGAGTACCTATTTTGCGACTGCATTCAACAATCAATCATTTAGCCCCTATCACACAGCGAAAAACGAGCCAACCTAAGTTTTTTCTCGGTTCTCTACTCGCTTGTATGATGGGCATCAGCAGCTTAGTGCCCGCCTATGGCGCCGACTCAACTCAAGAGAAAAAAGCCAAGGCCTTCTCCCATGACACTGTTATTGAACTGGCCCAGCAACTGGCACAAAAACCGTTTAAAGAAGCCCGAAAAGCCCCTAAGGAACTCATTGATCTTGATTACGCGACCTATGGCAAAATCAATTATCAAGAAAATGCCGCGATTTGGGGCGGCACTCCCACTAAGTTTTCGGTACAACTCTTTGCCCCCGGTTTTTTATACAAAAACCTCGTGGATATCGATGTGGTTGAAAACAGCCAAGCCTTGCCCATCGAGCTAACAGAGTCCTCCTTTAGTGTCCCAAATGGCGCCATTGAAAAATTACTCACTCAGGTTGGCCAATATGCGGGCGTACGCCTGCACTACCCTATCAATGACGATGAGGTGAAAGACGAGTTCATCATGTTCCAAGGCGCGAGCTATTTTAGAGCGCTGTCTAAAGGACAAATTTATGGCTTATCTAACCGTGGACTGGCTATCGATGTGGCCCAGCCCAAAGGTGAAGAATACCCATTATTCAAGCGTTTTTGGGTAGAGCGCCCCTCTAAGTATCAAACCGCCATTGTGGTGCATGCGCTGTTAGACAGCCAGAGCGTCACTGGTGCCTACCGCTTCGGTATTTACCCTGGCGCACCAACGCGAGTCGAAGTGGATGTCACGCTATTCCCACGCAAAGACATCGCCCATGTGGGCCTCGCACCACTGACCTCGATGTTCCTCTATGGCGGGTTGGATACTTCAGATAAGCCAGACTATCGTCCTGCGGTACATAACTCCGAAGGATTACAAATCGATCGCGGAAATGGCGAACGCTTATGGCGCCCACTTAATAACCCAAATAAATTGCAGATCAGCGCCTTTGGCGACGAGGACATCAAAGGTTTTGGCTTGATCCAACGTCATCGTAACTTCGATTACTATGAAGATCTGAGCGCAAACTATCAGCAACGTCCTTCTGCTTGGATTGAACCGCTAAACGATTGGGGTAAAGGCCAGTTAGTGCTACTGGAAATCCCATCGAGCGCCGAAACCAACGACAACATAGTCACCTACTGGGAGCCTCAGGGCGGCTTAAAGCAAGGTGAACCCTATCGTTACTCCTATCGCATCACAGCGTCTAACGATAGCCCCAGTGCGAATACTAAGGCGCGAGTGGTTCGCAGCTCCAAGGGACAAAAGCAAGCCAAAGGCAAAGAACTGCTGATCGATTACAGCAATATTAAACCGCAAGATATTGAAAAAATTACCATTGATGCCAGTATCAGCAAAGGCAAAATTCTGTCTTCTCGCATAGTGGCTCATCCGGATATCAATGGTGCTCGCGTTTTCGTGACTTTCGAGCCTGAAAGTACCAATGTGGCAGAGCTCAGAATTCAACTGCGTAAAGATGAAAAGCCACTCGCTGCCACTTGGCTGTACCGCTGGAACAGTGATGATTGGCCCTAGGCCACTAAGTTAACACTCGATTTGAGCTTTGCTTAACACCATAAAAAACGCCGGAAGTCCGGCGTTTTTTTATGGGTAAAATCGATATTGCTATACTCAGCTTAATAACCTTATAGTTAAGTGGTTTAATATTTACGATGGTTTATTACAGTAGGTTGTGGAATAAATAGGATTATTTTTATCTAACAAAAATAGGGATTTTCAGTTCCAATTTTTGAATCCTATTTAGCGACTCACAAGATTTACTCCCCTATCCAATGACGTTATATTAGCGCCTCAAAATAACTGAATATTCGCACAACACGTTTTTATAAGATATCTATCTATTGCGCTCACCATATTCAGTATTAGTGATATTTCGCATTATGAATATGTCAGAGATGAAATGAAGTTACCCACATTAACTGCTGCGCATTTGCGTAAGCCTGCGACGATATTGTTAATTATAAGTGTTTTACTCGCCCTGTATTCACTGCCCATGCTTGGGCGTATTATTTGGCTTGCGCTCGTATTACTTTGCTACACACTGCTTTAAATGAAATTAAAATGTTAATTTCACCCAAAGAGTTTACATTTTGATTTCTGTTGCGAGCACATCCTCTTTGCTCGCAAAGTTCATTTTCATCAACCATCGAACCTACTCTATTCCTTGAATAATGTGGGGGGATATTTAAGCTATGCCGTTTTTAAACTTTAAACCTACTCTAGTGCTACCTTTGTTGCTTGCACCGAATGCCTTTGCCGCCACTGTCGATTTTAGTGATTACGGACCATTACGGACCTATGCTCAATCACCAACCCAAGCAGGCAGTTTAACCCCGATGCTGCGTTCAGGCTTTTCCTTGCCCGAAGGACAAAAAGAGTTGCATCTCTCGGCCAGTGCGGCCAGTGTTTGGGCGGAAACCGACGACTATTTTGCCGACTACTACCATAACACGCTCGAAGGTGGACTCACCTGGCAAATGACAGACAAATGGTTGCTAGATACGAGTTACCACTGGCGTTTTAGCGGAGATAATCACTTAGACTCAGTGACTATGTGGTTCCATGATGCATTTGGGTTTAGTCAAAATGGTCGTGAAGATGCAGGTAAACACCAGAATCAGATTTTCTCAAAGGACGGAATAAATCAGCGTAATATTTCGGGAGAAACCCTGAATAATGCAATTACCCTTTATCTCGGTTATCAATTGTTTGAGAACCAATATCACGGCTTATCTTTAGGGGGCAGCCTATATTATAACTATGTCGACGCTGGCCCCTTCGAAAATGAAACCTTTGAACAAGCCTTGCAGCTCAATTACAGCTTTCGTTATGAAAAACATCATTTTCATTCTACCGCTGCCGTGAGTTTTAGGCAGGGTAATGAGGTTCTTTCGGGGATCCGCTACGACAATCATGCTTATTCCGTCAATTTCGGTTATGAATATATCACTGGGCGCCATGGTTGGTTAATTGAACTGCATCATTACCAAGGCTTACTCGAAACCGAAAATGATTTTTCTAAAGCTTCTAACGAAATATTACTCGGCTATCGTTATTACTTAGATAGTAGTGCAATAGAGTTCTCCATTGTTGAAAACTATTTCAATATGGATAACAGCACCGATATCGCCTTTAATATTGGCTATCGCGTTAAGTTTTAGTCACACTAAATTAAATTTGTACTAACAAAAACAGAGGCGATATAGCCTCTGTTTTTGTATCTCATGTGCCTTTCATTGGATGACACTATTTCATCAATAAGGGCTGAATATCAATAAAGTTGGCGGCATGCTCCGCATCCGCTTGTGTTAGATGAGGAATACAGCCAAGAAATGGCGCCGTCATCATCTCTTTGAGCGACACTAAGTTTTCATCGAACACACTCATATTGGGATCGACACAATTTGCCACCCAACCCGCTACGGTTAAGCCATCGGCCATTATCGCCTCTTGGGTTAATAAGGCATGATTTAGGCAGCCAAGTTTCATCCCCACAACCAAGATCACCGGCAAATTAAGCTGCTGCACTAATTCCGATAAATAACGTCCGTCCCCTAAGGGTAAACGCCAGCCGCCCGCACCTTCTATCAAGCAAAAATCAGCCCGCTCAAAGGCTTGTCTGTCTAGTTTTGCCAAAATCGCCTCTGGCGATATGTTAATCCCCAGCTGTTTTGCGGCAATATGCGGTGCGATGGCAGGCTCAAAACTCACTGGGTTGACCTGCTCATAACTAAGTTTTAAAGATGAGGCCGACATCAGTTTCAACGCATCACTGTTACGTAAACCCTGCTCTGTGGTTTCACAACCCGATGCCACAGGTTTTACTCCAAGACTTAAATGCATAGCGCCTGTGCGAGCAGCCTCACGATTGAAAGCGGTCAAGAGTGCGGTCAACACTAAGGTTTTTCCGCTGTCGGTATCTGTTCCTGTTACAAAAAACATGCGTTTTCCTTATTAATCTGTCGCCAAACCCTTGCTAAAGGTTTATACCGAGCCGCCTTGGCGACGCACACGAAATTGAGCTATCTGATAGGTTAAAGGCAAGCCTTGTGTTTCACGAAACTGCTCAGCACGTTGCTGTAAAGCCTGCCAATCGCGGCGGCCACGCAATTTGCCTAAATGGGCTTCGGGATCTGAAGAAGCTATGGTCTGTACTGAGGATTGCACCGATGCGCCCACGCCCTTAATAGAATAGAGCAAGGTTTTAAGATCTTGAAAATAGACGGTCATTGGCACAAGTTGAACATCAAACAGTTGCCAATCAGAGGTATCAAAGGCAGCCTTTAAGCTTTCAAGGGATAAAAAACCGTTCACCCTCAAACCAAGATGGGATAACTGCGCCAAGCTGCCGTCGGCCACGATACTCAGATGCGCTTCTCCACCAGATTTTAAGACTCTAGCCATTTCACTGGTCGCAGCCGAAAAATCCTGGCACCACTGCAGAGCTAAATTGGAGTAAATACTATCGATACTCCCATCGGCAAAGGGGAGTTGCTCGGCATTACCGCACACACATTGGTAGCTAGGGAAAGTCGCTTTAAGTTGTTGCAGCATCCCTAGAGCGATATCGAGGGCATAAACCCTCATCTCCTCGCCCTTTGCTCGGTTGGCGAAATCGGTCCCCGGCCCCGCGCCAATATCGAGAATTGCGCCCTTGGCAGCAAATCCCTGCAACAAACTCGCGCCGCTTAAACGCTGTAAACAGTTATGCTCTTGATAGTGCTTGGCAGCAGCAGAAAACCGATCGGCAATATGCTCGACCTGACTGGCAGATTGATGGGAATTAACACTCACGCCAAGCGGCATAGACATCACAGATTATTCTCACTTTAACATCAAACTTTTACTTATAAGCTTTTACGTTCAAGCTCTTACTTTCAGACTTTTATCTTCAAGCTCTTATCTTCAAGCTCTCGAGCATTGAAGTGCCCTGCAATTCACCAGATATTCTGAATCAAACACTAGCTTACCGTTCAGGCCGCTCAGATACCCTCGGCAGTGCGCATTCCTTCAGCACAGTGGCAATCCCATTGACGCAGCGCCGTATTGCCGCCTCGCTATGGGCTGCGCTTAAGGTAATGCGTAATCTTGCCGAGCCAACGGGCACTGTGGGTGGACGAATGGCGCCGACCCAAATACCTAATGCCTTTAGCTTTTCCGCCACCAGCAAGGTTTGCGCCGCATCACCAATAATCAAAGGTTGAATCGCGGTGTCGCTACCTAGGAGTGGAATATCAGCATCTTGGCACAACTGCTTGAACAACAAGATATTGCTCTGCAATTTTTGCTTAAGCTCAGGATGGACCTCAGCGTATTCAACAGCGGCCAAGGCAAGGGCCGCATTGGCGGGCGACAAGGCGGTGGAATAGATATATTCCCGCGCATTGCTGACCAGAAATTCAATCAACTGCCGACTCCCGAGGATCGCCGCGCCCTGACAGCCTAACGCTTTACCAAAAGTCACTACCTGGATATCGATAAGGTTGGAAGCTGGAGTCGACTCAACTTGAGCACTCACAGCATCCACCACGCCAAAACCATGGGCATCATCGACAATCAACCAAGCATTGTTTGCTCGGCAAAGTGCGGATAACGCCGAAATCGGCGCGATATCGCCATCCATGCTGAACACACTCTCAGTGATCAAGGCTGACACTGCGTTCTTCGCTAATAGGCGCTCGGCACTTTCGGTGGCGTTATGCAAAAAACGCTTAAAATCCGCGCCGCTGTCGCGCAAGCCATCGATAATCGATGCATGGACCAGCTTATCCGCCAGCACCACATCCTGCTTATCGAACAAGGTTTTACACAAGGTGGTATTGGCGCTAAACCCTGAGCTAAAGAGTAGCGCCGCCTCAAATCCCGTCATCTGGCACAGCTTTGTTTCTAGCGCCAAATGCGCCTCGCTGTAGCCCGTCACCAGTGGTGATGCGCCGCTACCAACCCCATATTGCTTAGCGCCAAGGTGCAGCGCCTCGGCCAATTCGGGAGCACGGGATAGCCCTAAGTAATCATTACTGCTGAAGTTAAGATAGTGCCGATCCGCTAAGCCAAACTGAGGGCCATCCTCACTGAGTGCGGCCGCGCTCGACAGTGCCTGACGCTGCCTAAGTAAACCTTGCTCGGCTAACGCCTGCTGACGGGCGAGGATTTTTGAACCCAGTTTTGAGGTGAGTGGTGAACTCATTTTTTCTTACTCAACTTGTCTTGCTCAACTTTTCTTGCTCTGCATTTTACTTTGCTGGCTCACTCGGTGTCTTGACTCGTTTTCGCTCAGTATCAGACATAGAGACGGCTAAATTCTCGCTGAGTCTCGCCGCCCGCACTATCTTTGGAGCCTGCGCTTCGCCTTAACGAAGCACAAGTCCAAAGATGCGAGTTTTACTGAGGCGATAAGTCTTGGTTACAGCGCCGCCGCATCATAAAAAGGTGCCGAGGCTTTATCTTGGTGAGCCGCAGCTTTGGCTAAGACCGCCTGCTCATCATCGATAGTTGCAGCAGCACCCTGCTCAGGACGTAAGCCAAGACGGCGGAACAGGCCCATATCATCACTTTCTTCAGGGTTTGGCGTAGTCAGTAACTTACAGCCGTAGAAAATCGAGTTAGCGCCCGCAAAGAAACACATGGCCTGCAGTTCGTCAGTCATGTTTTCACGGCCCGCAGATAAACGCACACGGGACTTAGGCATTAAAATACGCGCCACGGCGATGGTACGGACAAACTCCAGCGGATCTAAATCATCGAGTTTTTCGAAGGGGGTGCCCGCCACTTTGACCAACATGTTAATGGGCACAGAATCGGGATGCTGAGGCAAATTCGCCAGTTGTTGCAATAAACCCGCTCTGTCTGTGGCCTTTTCGCCCATGCCAACAATACCGCCAGAGCAAACTTTCATGCCCGATGCACGCACGTGGCTTAAGGTATCTAAACGGTTTTGATAGGTACGGGTGGTGATCACATCGCCGTAATATTCAGGCGAGGTATCTAAATTGTGGTTGTAATAGTCAAGGCCCGCATCGGCCAGCTCATTGGCTTGCTCGGCACTAAGCATGCCTAAGGTCATGCAGGTTTCCATGCCGAGGGCTTTAACCTCTTGCACCATTTGCTTGAGGTATGGCATGTCTTTATCTTTCGGGTTACGCCAAGCGGCGCCCATACAGAAACGTGAAGCGCCCGCGGCTTTAGCACTGCGCGCTTCCGTCAATACGGTTTCCATCGCCAATAGGCGCTCTTTTTCAAGGCCAGTGTCGTAACGCGCACTCTGCGGACAATATTTACAATCCTCAGGACAAGCACCGGTTTTAATCGACAGTAATCGGCTGATCTGCACTTCGTTAGGATCGTACACTTCACGATGGATACTGTGTGCTTTAAATAATAAGTCATTCATCGGCAGCGCAAATAAGGCTTCGATTTCTTCCCGCTTCCAATCATGACGAACTTGCAACTGCGACATTGAACACCCTTTAATTTTTGTATTTTACCTTGGCTAGGATAACCTCAGCCCTTAAACTGTCAACGCCAACCAGTGATACAGGTTTACCACTGATTACTTTTCAATCAACACTGTGAGCTTTTATGCGCAATTTACTCGATTTGGATTTTGATTTTGATAGCGCCCATATTTGGCATCCTTATACTTCAATGACCCGCGCACTTCCTGTTTTTGGGGTACACAGTGCCCAAGGCTGCGAGCTGGAATTGGTCGATGGCCGTAAGCTTATCGATGGCACTAGCTCCTGGTGGGCCTGCGTGCATGGCTACGGACACCCGGCGATATTAACGGCGATGGAGCGGCAACTGCAGCAACTCAGCCATGTCATGTTTGGCGGCATTACCCATGAGCCCGCCATTACACTCTGCAAAAAACTGCTGGCGATGACCTGCGAGCCCCTCACTAAAGTCTTTCTGTGCGACTCAGGCTCGATTGCCGTTGAAGTTGCCATCAAAATGGCGCTGCAATATTGGCAGGGGCAAGATTTGCCTTTAGTGCAAAAGGCCCAAAAACAACGCATTCTCACGGTGAAGAAGGGATACCATGGCGATACCTTTGCCGCCATGAGTGTCTGCGATCCCGAAGGGGGTATGCATACCATGTTTGGCGAGGCTGTAACGAAACAGTGTTTTGTCGACGCGCCGCAAACGCCCTTCGGCGAGCCATTAAGCCAAGATGATTTAGCGCCAATGCAACGTATTTTACGCGAGCAACATCAAGAGATTGCCGCCGTGATTATCGAGCCGATTATGCAGGGTGCAGGGGGAATGCGATTCTACAGCAGCGACTATTTACGCGGCCTGCGTGCCCTGTGTGATGAATATAATGTGCTGCTTATCCTCGATGAAATCGCTACGGGTTTTGGCCGAACCGGTAAGTTATTTGCCTATGAACATGCCGATATCACGCCCGACATACTCTGCCTAGGCAAAGCGTTAACGGGGGGTTATATCAGCCTTGCCGCCACCTTGTGCACAGATAACGTCGCCCAAGGCATTAGCCAATCGCCCGCAGGCGTCTTTATGCACGGCCCAACATTTATGGGCAATCCCCTCGCCTGCGCTGCCGCCTGCGCAAGCTTAGATCTGATCAATCAACAGGAGTGGCCAGCGCAGGTTGCCGCCATCGAACAGCAAATGCAGCGCGAGCTTGCCGATGCCAATGATATTCCCAGCGTGAAAGAGGTGCGCGTGCTCGGCGCCGTCGGCGTGCTCGAAATGCACCAAGCGGTCAATACCGCGGCGCTGCAGCAGCAATTTGTCGACTTAGGCGTATGGGTTCGCCCCTTTGCCAACCTAATTTATATTATGCCGCCCTATGTGATAACCCCAGCGCAACTGACACAACTGACTCGGGCGATGAAGCAAGTGGCAGCGACGATTACGCCGCCACAGGCCGCTCAAACCGAGGCGCTTGCGAATGAAAGCATCACCATCAGCCATGGTTAAATGTATCAATGGCATTGATCACTGAGTCTTCTTTACTAGGCTTGAGATCAATGCCCGCAGTGCCGCGGGTTTAATCATCTTCGCCATATAGTGATAACCCCGGCGCTGCACATCTTCCACTATCTCTTTGCGGGTATTGGCCGTAATTAAAATCCCCGGTAAATCTTTGCCATAAAGCGCGCGGATCCCGTCCATCGCATCGACACCGTTTTGACCATCGTCCAAGTGGAAATCCGCTAAAACGATATCTGGCGCCACCCCTTTAAGACCTAATTTAATCCGCGCATCGGATAAGTCCTTGGCGCATATCACCTCGCACTGCCAGCGACTGAGTAGACTCTCAAGCCCCGCCAAAATCGCCTCTTCATTGTCGATACACAGCACTTTAATCCCAGACAAGGGTTGCAATAGGGACGGTAAAGCCTTCACAAGTGGCTGACGCACGGTTTCCCCCAAAGGTACGCTAATGGAAAACACTGAGCCGCGCCCCAGCTGCGAAGACACCTGAATACCGTGATTCAGCACCCGGCTGATCCGGTCGGCAATCGCCAGCCCTAAGCCGAGGCCGCTGACGCTCTTACTACGTGGATTATTTAAGCGTTTAAACTCTTTGAAAATTTCACGGGTTTCGTGCTCATCAATGCCGCAGCCCGTATCCAATACTTGGATCTCTAACTCACTGCCTCGATGACGACAGCCAAACAGAACCCGTCCACCTCGCGCATAACGGTAAGCATTGGTTAAGAAGTTTTGCAGCACGCGTCTGAGAAGCGAAGGATCGGAATTTACCGTCGCGCTACAGGGGATCATCTTAAAGCGAATTTGATTGTCCGCCGCCATCGCCTCAAATTCGACCGACAGGCCATTGAGCAGCTCGGATATGGCAAAATCACGGCGATTGACCTCTACCATGCCGGAATCGAGCTTAGAAATATCCAGCAAGTCAGTAAGTAGCTCGCCAGCGGTTTTGAGCGAGCTATTCACATGGGATAAGGTGGTGCGCGCCTCACGGTCCAGATTTGGATACTGGGACAAGGACGCGGTAAACAGTCTCGCCGCATTCAGGGGTTGCATTAAGTCGTGCCCTACCGCCGCTAAGAAGCGACTCTTAGAAGCGTTCGCCATTTCTTCCAGCGCCTTAGCCTCAAGCAACTCACTGTTTAACATGGCTAATTCATAGGTTCGCTCTTTGACTCGCGATTCGAGAGTTTCATTGGCTTCAAGCAAAGCCCGCTCCTGCTCACGGTATTGAGTAATATCGGTAAAAGTCATCACAAAGCCGCCATCGGGCATAGGATTGCCTTGAATTTTAATCACTTTGCCGTCTTTACGTTGCCGCTCTGAGGTGTGCGGCGTGCCATTGCGCATATGCTGCACGCGTTTTTCGACCTGCGACTCAATATCCCCCTCGCCGCAATA encodes the following:
- the htpX gene encoding protease HtpX, with translation MKRIFLLIATNLAVLLVASIVMSILGVNTSTMGGLLVFAAIFGFGGAFISLAISKWMAKKTMGCEVITTPRDSTERWLLETVARQAQQAGIKMPEVAIYQSPEMNAFATGPSKDNSLVAVSTGLLYGMSQDEVEGVLAHEVSHVANGDMVTLTLIQGVVNTFVIFAARVVAGIINNFVSSNDEEGEGLGMFAYMAVVFVLDMLFGILASIIVAYFSRIREYRADEGAARLAGKHKMIAALERLRQGPESSAMPAQMSAFGINGKRSMAELMMSHPPLEKRIAALQTR
- the bioB gene encoding biotin synthase BioB — its product is MSQLQVRHDWKREEIEALFALPMNDLLFKAHSIHREVYDPNEVQISRLLSIKTGACPEDCKYCPQSARYDTGLEKERLLAMETVLTEARSAKAAGASRFCMGAAWRNPKDKDMPYLKQMVQEVKALGMETCMTLGMLSAEQANELADAGLDYYNHNLDTSPEYYGDVITTRTYQNRLDTLSHVRASGMKVCSGGIVGMGEKATDRAGLLQQLANLPQHPDSVPINMLVKVAGTPFEKLDDLDPLEFVRTIAVARILMPKSRVRLSAGRENMTDELQAMCFFAGANSIFYGCKLLTTPNPEESDDMGLFRRLGLRPEQGAAATIDDEQAVLAKAAAHQDKASAPFYDAAAL
- a CDS encoding glucan biosynthesis protein G; translated protein: MRLHSTINHLAPITQRKTSQPKFFLGSLLACMMGISSLVPAYGADSTQEKKAKAFSHDTVIELAQQLAQKPFKEARKAPKELIDLDYATYGKINYQENAAIWGGTPTKFSVQLFAPGFLYKNLVDIDVVENSQALPIELTESSFSVPNGAIEKLLTQVGQYAGVRLHYPINDDEVKDEFIMFQGASYFRALSKGQIYGLSNRGLAIDVAQPKGEEYPLFKRFWVERPSKYQTAIVVHALLDSQSVTGAYRFGIYPGAPTRVEVDVTLFPRKDIAHVGLAPLTSMFLYGGLDTSDKPDYRPAVHNSEGLQIDRGNGERLWRPLNNPNKLQISAFGDEDIKGFGLIQRHRNFDYYEDLSANYQQRPSAWIEPLNDWGKGQLVLLEIPSSAETNDNIVTYWEPQGGLKQGEPYRYSYRITASNDSPSANTKARVVRSSKGQKQAKGKELLIDYSNIKPQDIEKITIDASISKGKILSSRIVAHPDINGARVFVTFEPESTNVAELRIQLRKDEKPLAATWLYRWNSDDWP
- the bioC gene encoding malonyl-ACP O-methyltransferase BioC, with amino-acid sequence MSMPLGVSVNSHQSASQVEHIADRFSAAAKHYQEHNCLQRLSGASLLQGFAAKGAILDIGAGPGTDFANRAKGEEMRVYALDIALGMLQQLKATFPSYQCVCGNAEQLPFADGSIDSIYSNLALQWCQDFSAATSEMARVLKSGGEAHLSIVADGSLAQLSHLGLRVNGFLSLESLKAAFDTSDWQLFDVQLVPMTVYFQDLKTLLYSIKGVGASVQSSVQTIASSDPEAHLGKLRGRRDWQALQQRAEQFRETQGLPLTYQIAQFRVRRQGGSV
- the bioD gene encoding dethiobiotin synthase, with the protein product MFFVTGTDTDSGKTLVLTALLTAFNREAARTGAMHLSLGVKPVASGCETTEQGLRNSDALKLMSASSLKLSYEQVNPVSFEPAIAPHIAAKQLGINISPEAILAKLDRQAFERADFCLIEGAGGWRLPLGDGRYLSELVQQLNLPVILVVGMKLGCLNHALLTQEAIMADGLTVAGWVANCVDPNMSVFDENLVSLKEMMTAPFLGCIPHLTQADAEHAANFIDIQPLLMK
- the bioA gene encoding adenosylmethionine--8-amino-7-oxononanoate transaminase, with protein sequence MRNLLDLDFDFDSAHIWHPYTSMTRALPVFGVHSAQGCELELVDGRKLIDGTSSWWACVHGYGHPAILTAMERQLQQLSHVMFGGITHEPAITLCKKLLAMTCEPLTKVFLCDSGSIAVEVAIKMALQYWQGQDLPLVQKAQKQRILTVKKGYHGDTFAAMSVCDPEGGMHTMFGEAVTKQCFVDAPQTPFGEPLSQDDLAPMQRILREQHQEIAAVIIEPIMQGAGGMRFYSSDYLRGLRALCDEYNVLLILDEIATGFGRTGKLFAYEHADITPDILCLGKALTGGYISLAATLCTDNVAQGISQSPAGVFMHGPTFMGNPLACAAACASLDLINQQEWPAQVAAIEQQMQRELADANDIPSVKEVRVLGAVGVLEMHQAVNTAALQQQFVDLGVWVRPFANLIYIMPPYVITPAQLTQLTRAMKQVAATITPPQAAQTEALANESITISHG
- a CDS encoding aminotransferase class I/II-fold pyridoxal phosphate-dependent enzyme; protein product: MSSPLTSKLGSKILARQQALAEQGLLRQRQALSSAAALSEDGPQFGLADRHYLNFSSNDYLGLSRAPELAEALHLGAKQYGVGSGASPLVTGYSEAHLALETKLCQMTGFEAALLFSSGFSANTTLCKTLFDKQDVVLADKLVHASIIDGLRDSGADFKRFLHNATESAERLLAKNAVSALITESVFSMDGDIAPISALSALCRANNAWLIVDDAHGFGVVDAVSAQVESTPASNLIDIQVVTFGKALGCQGAAILGSRQLIEFLVSNAREYIYSTALSPANAALALAAVEYAEVHPELKQKLQSNILLFKQLCQDADIPLLGSDTAIQPLIIGDAAQTLLVAEKLKALGIWVGAIRPPTVPVGSARLRITLSAAHSEAAIRRCVNGIATVLKECALPRVSERPER
- the pepE gene encoding dipeptidase PepE, translating into MTVNALLLSSSRVGDTPYLSHAIPFIKPLTTNAQKWIFIPYAGVSMSYDTYLASVVAGLSELRLDISGIHQHPDPRQAIKDADGILIGGGNTFHLLHELYKYDLVHLIREEVMNGKPYIGWSAGSNVSGLSIRTTNDMPIIEPPSFTALNIVPFQLNPHYSNYRAPGHNGETRAQRLLEFTRVDPITPVVGIVEGSALWRQGETLSLLGDNPAYLFCGEQQEIPIPVGSDLSHLLK
- a CDS encoding DUF3187 family protein; this encodes MPFLNFKPTLVLPLLLAPNAFAATVDFSDYGPLRTYAQSPTQAGSLTPMLRSGFSLPEGQKELHLSASAASVWAETDDYFADYYHNTLEGGLTWQMTDKWLLDTSYHWRFSGDNHLDSVTMWFHDAFGFSQNGREDAGKHQNQIFSKDGINQRNISGETLNNAITLYLGYQLFENQYHGLSLGGSLYYNYVDAGPFENETFEQALQLNYSFRYEKHHFHSTAAVSFRQGNEVLSGIRYDNHAYSVNFGYEYITGRHGWLIELHHYQGLLETENDFSKASNEILLGYRYYLDSSAIEFSIVENYFNMDNSTDIAFNIGYRVKF